The DNA window AAACTTGGAGGATCATCGGCCAGGGTGTCCACAAAAACATTCACCACTCTTCTCTCCCCCGCAGTTGCTTTCAGGCTGAACCAAGTGAGGAACTTCACCCGGAAATTTAGATTAACGTGTCCTTCTTTCTCCATCCATCTTATTATCCTCACAGAGTAGTCATACTCACTCTCCTTCACATGCTTTTTTCCACCCTCCATTGTTGGCTGGTGGTTGGATTCAGTAGGTGTGATCAAGGACGTATTATGCATGCCGGATACCTTGGACGAAAGAGTCAATGCAATTATCTTGTCTTTTTCATGATGATCATTGGATGTTTTTCCTGGCGGACAAGTTTCAGACAAACCAcaactaatattattaatactcTTGTCTCCTTTTGGTTCTTCAGATATAGAGACGCTGCTCCTTGATGCCGGTGTATCCCATTTGGCTTCCCAAATTCCAAGAGTTCGGTTGTCGCTAAAAAATGAAACCTTGCAGAAATATTTGGTGGAAGGATCAAGGCCAAAAAGCTTGAATCTCTTCTCTGGCTTGAGCACAACAAATGTGGCATCTTTGGGATAATCTTTAAATCTCGATTTTCTATGCCATAACCTGCAACCCAAAAACTCTTCTAGGAGATAGTCTTCGTAATCCAGAATAATTGTTACAGAGGTCGGTAATAGTTCTTCAAAGCTGATCATGCATGCTGTTACCATAAAAGATACAAGATAAGTATATGTTACCgagaaattaaaaaagaagaagaaaaaaacataaaattataaggCAAAAGAAATGTAACACCCACCCGCTCTTTCTTTCTGTTTCAAGCCGTTGGACCTAGTCTCAATAGGCAACAAATCGAAGATTCCCAAGGCAGACAAACATAACTTCTGCACATCTGCAGCACAGGAAAGTCTACCAATAATCCGAAAATCCATTTGTTTGTGTGCCTCCTGAAGAGGCCCTACCTCATTCTCAAGTGTCTTGGCTGCAAGTTGGACAGTCTTTTGTAGCTCCTTGTAATGTTCAGTTCCTTCAACTAGTTGGCAACTCAGCTTGAGATGTGAGCTCAGAGCGTGAACTCTTCTTGCCTCTTTTGCAGCCAACAGTTGCCTATGCAAGCTCCTGAAAATGGAACAAATAAGttcaagaaaagaaagaagaaaaaacatggaaaatatatatatatatatatatatatatatatattttattacctGATGAGTCCATTATTGTTGTTTTTTCCACAGGAAACACATTGGAAACCTTTTTCCAGCTCTATGAGGGAACCAGCATTGGACATTCTTTCATTCTCCAAGGCGCATTCAAGGTGGCATGAAAGGCCGCAAGACTGCCCGTCGTGAGGATGATCAGGAACAGACTCACAGACTAGCCATAGGCTGGGATCCTCGTTGTTGTGATCGCAGCAACGGTGGCAGATGGTGCAGAAAGTTTCATCCGGAGGCTGCAGTACTAATTCAGCCTTACACCCAAGGTTCCGGCACAGAGAGGACTGTTGTTGTACTCCAGTTGTAGTACTGTTGTTGTTGCCTTGTGATGATGAGACGATTTGTTGTTGCTGTTCATGGTGCTCTAGCAGCTTCCTCCTGTCAAAGGCATTGGAAATAGATGATGACTTGTTGAAGTGATTTTTGTTATTGACCAGCTTGAGGAGGCGATTAATGAGTTTATGCTTTGTATATCCGGCATACTTTCTCTTTAAACCCGTTTGAGCCCATAGAATTTCGGCAAGGTCTGCACGGGTCATGTAGCTAAGGACCTTATGCGCCGCCTCTTCAGTTTGCTTGGAAACTTGATAGACTAGGCTTAGTTTCTCTTGCAAATTTAGCTGATTAGGATCCATGATGCTGCGGCTACCTAACTAATTAACTTTATAAGCCTGCACTAGAGAAATTTGAACCTATTTTATGCTCGAAATGTGTTCTTGTGAAGAATAATAATCTTCTCACAAGTTGCTATCAATTCATGTGAAGAGATGAAGATGAAAGATTAGATTGTtgaatcattaaataaaataatgcaaACAAGAAGCAGAGTCAGAGAGACAGTGAATGAGAAGAGCTGCTGATAGAGGATCGGCGGTGGCATTGACAAATCGGAACAATAAAACAGTACTAGGATCTCtgcaatattattattattattattattattattattattattattattattattatgcattGCCGAATGAATGAATGACAACGAAaaccaaaaacaaacaaacaaagaaagaaaTCTACATCGTTGAgcagaaaagaaaataaagacaaaaCCTGGCCAAGCCAAGGATCAAGGATGTGGAGATGGAGAATGGAAGTTAGAGAGAGGTTTTTACAGCGGCtgttaaactaaaaaaaaaaaaaaactaaacctGGCTGCGGAACTCCACCCAGAAAGAAAATCTCGATTccctgatttttttttctcctgacaaaacaaaatacaagattatatatatataacaaagagaaagaaagaaatccttttttctttcttttcagtGCAGAATTATGCAAAATGCAATAATGGTTGCGGAAAGAGAGATACCGCAGCACTAGAAAGTAACACGATTCACCCAATTATATACTTAAaaatgggaaatttgaggaaatgacagGGTCAAACAGTAGATGGTGCGGGCCCATAATtttaatagcgctggtgaccccaaattttttaataaccaTTATACTCCTGCGTCACGCATCCTAAACCCTATAAAATCatcttatttttcattttcgattcattttctctctcatccattCTTCCCTTTCTTCTCCGCCGTGAACCCTAATGGTGACGGAGAAGACTTTCTCACTTTTTCATCGCTgaagaaccaatcgaagaggcaccgtGGACCATTCCACCATATTCAATGGCCTATAGCTGCGAAGAACTTCCAACGGCGAACGACGACGGCCGAAGATAAAATTTTCactatattcgtttatattttgtgttgatttcgtttacatatgattgtttgtgttgatttccttTACATGTGactgtttgtgttgatttccttTACAGAACATCATTGATTCGccctgattcgttgaatgcaggttggTTGGTTGGATGCGTCACGCAGGATTCAGCTCAAATCCCTTCCAACAATTCAGGTAACAAACAAATGTGTTTCTTGTAGAGTTAGTTAATCCATCCAGTTCGATTTGATATCTTTAGTTATCTGGAAATCTTTTATGTAGTTTCCTGATTTGATATAACCTCTAACAGCGtccaaaaaatgaaatttatttatttgtttgtttgtttgtttttaggatccaaataataataataatttgtttttgaggTTTAATCAattggtttgtttgtttgtttgtttttatgaaCAATATTACAGTCACATCTTGTTGTAGAGAAAACAATGATATGATTATCCCATCTCCAAGATCAGAGAGTGAAATGCTTTCATCAACTCATGCCAAGGCATTCTCATATAACGAGCTAAGGAACGCCACCAGAAACTTTCGCCCTGACAGTCTTTTTGGCGAAGGTGGATTCGGTTATGTATTCAAAGGTTGGATTGATGAACAATTGTTCACTACTTCAGGTCACGTTCTAGCATCGTTGTTGCTGTCAAGAAACTTAAACCTGAAGACTTCCAAGGTCACAAGGAGTGGttggtatgtttttttttctttttttcaggTTGTAATTATTTTGCTCTGTTTTTGACTTCTTCcaagtattattatatacagACGGAAGTTAACTATCTTGGCCAACTTCTCTCATCCGAATCTGGTTAAGCTTATTGGGTATTGTTCAGAAGGTGATAGGTGATAAGGATAAGCTCTTGGTTTATGAGTTTTTGCCAAAAGGGAGCTTGGAGAATCATCTTTTCAAAAGTGAGTTAGTTTTCAACATATgccaataaaattttgaattttttacttttcacTTAGAAAATTATTACTTAGAGAATGTGTTGTGTAGGATTTCAATGCAAAACTGTCGAATTTTGGGTTGGCCAAGGCAGGACCAACTGGAGATAGGACACACGTATCGACTAAAGTGATGGGTACCCACGGTTATGCAGCACCGGAATATGTTGCCACGAGTATAGATTAGAACTTTGGTAAGATtctgtttttttcttatatatagaaTCAACTTtcatatatacattatttttgtgattttgtCAATCAACAAACAGGTCGGGTTGACGACAAAAAGTGATGTGTATAGTTTTGGAGTAGTGTTACTCGAATTGCTATCTGGTCGTCTAGCTGTTGACAAGTCAAGAATGGGTGTAGAACAGAATCTAGTGGAGTGGGCTATTCCTTATTTAGGGGACAAACGAAAACTATTCGGGATTATGGACACAAAATTAGAAGGACAATATCCTCAAAAGGGAGCTTTTATGGCTGCTAACCTTGCTCTGCAGTGTCTAAAATCAGAGCCTAAAGCACGCCCAAAAATGTCACTGGTTTTAGCCACCTTAGAAGAGATCCAGTCCTTGAAAAACACATCCAAAACTCGAACTGCTAATGACTCGAAAAGTAACTTACCACCAAAAACGCATCATCGCTCGCCCATGAATACGACACATTCTGCTGCCTCTCCATTACCAGCCCACCGGCAGCAGCCTCGAGTACGATGAACAaatcttttttttgttagaattgTCTTATATGTTGTGCCAATTTGAGTTTTGCTGTAAACTCTGTACTGTGTATATATACAACACCTTTGTTATAGATTATTCTTCATTTAAGTTGGTTCAagcatttaatttatttatctcgGTCACAATCATAGTCACGATAATTGGAGAAATAGCagaaaagtaaattaattttttttatttgttatttgataaGAGAAGTGTGATTGAGGTAAATCTTTGATTTTGAACGAAATGATTTAATGGTTTAGTTTCAAGTTATAGAGGGTTAAACAAGTCTGGatagttacaaataaattgtgATTTGTGAACCAGAAGTTGTGATTTGAGGTAAATGTAATGCTTTacaatataaaagtttataaataaattgtaacaGAGTTCCAAGatagttaaattgttattatttgaagttaAAATCTGTAGTAGAATATCTCATTCCAACATAAAAGGCACAAACACTAAAACTGATATAAGCAGAATTCAGTACAATAATGAGTAGAAGAATTGAAGCAATCAGCCTTAATAGGCAGAGGGGATCATCAACAATATATGCACAAGATTTGTCTGAAACTGAATACCCCAAAATGAACCCAAGAAAATATGTGATGTTGTTTGTAGTTCACCATTCAAGAGTTCACAAAGTGttgaaaacatttttcaagTTCTAATAAAATCCCAGTATCTCTATTATAGGGACCAACCACCCTACCACCTCGGAAAGAATTAGTTTGCAGTCCAACTCTGCTCAACAACCTCCCTTACTTTCATATTGTACTCGTATTTGTTTTCGCTGAACATCCTTGCAGCTTCTGAGTTGCCAAATGAGTTTGGATTCGGGTCACAAAGCAACGACTGCAGAAAAAATAGAACCCTTATAAGTTTCGATGTAATCCTGATCAGATGTTATCCATGACTCATGTTGTTGTTAGCAATGTAACTAATTAGGTATaactttttgtattttttagtgTGAGCTTGGTTTAGTTAGTTCCAACTTCAAAATCAGACAAACCCATACCTGGATGGAGGTAAGTATAGCAGTTACATCAGAGATTGGGCTCCATTGATTTTGGAaaaaaaccaaacaaatatccaaactgcgtgacgcacctgcgtgacgcacctgcgtgacgtaCCCGTATTTCGCCGCCGATGGCATTTATCTAATCAATCTCTaatccctaaaccctaacaaaaCAATgcgaaagaaataaaagaaggagGAAGAATACCAGTAGTAGCGGACATCTCCTTCGTTGGGATTCCGACGTCTTCGTCGGGGGTCGTCGTCGGAGTTCATCGTCGGGAGTcgtctttttagagagaaggaagaGAATGGAAGAATGGGAAGTGAAGAGAGagaacaagaaagaaagaaatgggaaaaattggaatttttttaattatatagcaagggcattgtggacttttcataATGCActcgggtgcgtcacgcaactggaggatgcgtgacgcaataggggctttttcgtcagaaaaaagtttgggggtcaccagcgctattaaaATTATGGGCCCGCACCATCCATAATTAGGCCcctctttagggtcatttcctcaaatttccccttaaaaattacatttaatttaaattttgtttttttctcaaatttatttacttaaaaattactcattcaaaattatgaaaatcTTATATAATTTGAAGAATTATTAGGATTATTTTAAccaataacattattattattatatgaggagtgatagagaaagggaatttggtgagggaatttagtgaagGAATGACTTGTCATCACCTTCATTCActttcattggttggaaaatgtaaaagtgggaggaaaaagaaaaaagagagaaattatttaattttttcagcgaataagattatgccaagttattccctcaccaaattccctcacctaatcatttctcttattatatatacGTTGAGTAACTTGTATATGCTTGGTGTGGTATATACTTAATAATGAGGTACATAAAACTGGTTGATTAAGTTTTActtataaaatgtttattaatttatgtattgCACCTCAATAATATACTTACAAACAAAATTGCATGCATGGATGATTGGTGCTAAATCcctttcttattcttttttttttccacaAGCCCTCTGGACATATAAACAATGAAttgaacatatatattaattattgttggTCTAGTTTCGTAAACAAAAATGCGTAAACAATGTTTTGTCGTATCAATTTTATCCCATCTCGGCCGACTCTTCAACAACCTCTTATATATGtgctatatataataaatgtattttattttaataaaacttgaAAATTCATAAGTAACACGGTTTGATGTGatctataatttaaaatttaaagaaagttaaagacaaattattcaaaaaaataaataaattaataataataataataaattaattatcatataaataaataaaaaattgagtcactatacatatcaaaatatagtcAAATTATATGATGTGTATATAGAATATTGtctgatttttttctcttttaaatataattttctttacttATTAACTAAAGTAGTAAATAAAGCTATTTAAAATATTccctttaaaaaaatttacctatttaaattatttagtttttgtttttgctttttcggtctctcttatttttctcttcttatttatttcatttttacttGGGAAATTTCATGAAATGACCATGATAATGGGTCTAAAATGGGACTTTCGCCCTGCGAAATGTTCGTCTTGCTCCCCTCACGCTCACTTACCGCTCATTTACGCGCATTACATGAAACGCGTATATTATAAAATACGTATAATGAGATATTGTAAAATGCGTATTTTCATTATACGTATTTTACAATATTTGTATTTCATATAATACGCGTATAATAACTCACGCGTTTTACATAAAACGCGAATGTTGTAAAACACGTATTTCATAGTATATAAAGCTTATTTTTCCCTCATTTTAAAAACTCTTTCCATTCACGACTTCTCTCTCTCCAACTGTAAAAACTCTATCCCTCCCTCCCCTTCCCTTTGCCACGACCACGACCTCTCTGTTTGAAAACCCACGACTCTTCGTTCTCAAATcggtatgtttattttatgttatttgatttgatgatttctTAGTTAGTGATTATGAACATTAGGCTATAGTATAGCTAggttatattattaattagtgaTTCGATAACTCCTGAATGTGAATGAATATTATGTTATGAACAAAGATAGATGTCACTCATGCATATTGTTGCTCACTCACGCGTATTGCTCACTAAGAAGTTTCCTACTAGGTTTCATGGAAATACAATGTGCCAAGAATTGCCCACAAGTTTGTTTCAATGGACCTATTTGATAGGGGGATCCTATCCATTAGATTCATTGCAGCAAACTTCTGAGAAAGTTGCTGTATTGGATTTCCATGATACCTTAGCATGAAAATCCTCCTCGGTTATGGTTGACGCCATCTTCAAAAATCAACAACAGAAGTAAGTAAAAATCGTGAGTGAAGCAACAACAGAATATTACAATACGCGTATATTTAtcgttgaactgttttcaattgtaGCTAAGTAattctttactttgatggagagtggaaaattaCGGATGGTGTTACTCATTTTGTTCCAAAGTCAACCAGAGGTTTGAATGTTCCCCTAAATTATACATATGCCAAATTAGTTGATATGATATATTCTACTACTAATGTTGataaatctagatatgatttattgcttcaaacCAAGTATAATACTCCGGGTATGGATGTTAAAATTTCTTATTTAACTGATATCAAACAAGATATGGATGTTGActtctttttacatgaagcaaTGTCAATCCACCATCGTACTACACTGTGCGTATCTTTAGTAGATAATTCACTACCTAGAAACCCAACAAACCTAACTCAAGTGTAGTGGTTCTAGAAAATGATGATCCTAACGTATTCCCGAAGTTTTAGCAGGAGGAGGTTGTCTTTGAAACTCAAAATGACATTAAAGAAGAACCATGTTTGCGTCTAAATGAGGGGTTGATGATTGAGTTTCTATTACCCAACCAAGCTACAATGATTGGGGTTGCTAGTAACATAACAAGCAGTGAAAATTCGATACATGAGGCATTAACTTGCGAAATCAGATTGGAAGTTAGTacgttgtttgagaataaaaaagaacttcaattgaggttaaataaatatgcgatagctaatcattttgaattcaaagtggagaagtcaaaaaaagaactttggtatgtgaaatgtttggatcagaattgcaagtggagattgtGTGTTGTGAAAGGAAAATCCTCgaagatgtttgagattcgaaaatttgtaaaagatcaTACATGTTCAATTGTAACGAGGCAAGAGAATGAAAGTCAAACACCATCATGGGTTATTGGAGAATGCATGAAAAGCAAGTACATGGAATCACCATGACCAAATGcataagaaaataatgaaagacaTGCAAAGAAGTTATGAAATAAATATGAGTTATATTAAGGCTAGGAGGTCCAAGGAAAAGGCCCTAATGAtggtgcgaggaactgtagatGATTCCTATGGTAAATTGTCATCATACTTGTacatgttggagatgaattatacgggtaccataacagatatCTAGACGGATGAGCTCAGccatttcaggtatatgttcatgtccctaggagTCTCAATTAGAGGTTTTAGAACCTGTTGTCGTCctgtattgtgcgtcgatgccgattttcttaagcacaaggttggagATCCACTATTGGTGGTTATAGCATTGGATTCAAATGAACAACTATATCTTGTTGCTTTTGGCATCATTGATTCGTAGAATTATAACTCCTGGACATATTTAATGCAAAAACTAAGAGAAGGTATTGGGCTAGTCCCGAATCTTGTCTttgtatccgatagacacccaagtattgtCAATGCCTTGTGCTTagtttttccagaagcatatcacggtgcatgcacataccacatcaatatgaatattatggccaaatttaaaattgatcacTGTCACGcagagtttgatttggcttcttgTGCATACATTGTCTCAATGTTTAATCgtcatttttataagattatgaCTATGGACCCTCATATTGCTGTCTATTTGAAGATATTGGGatggagagatggagtcgtgccttTTTCCCCagtaaacgatacaatcaaataaCAAGAAATTATGCCAAGAGCTTTAATAGTTAGAGTAGGAATGCTAGAAAGTATCTCATAACAACCTTAGTTGACTATTTATGATTCACAATACAAGAATGATTTcataatagaagagaaaaatcaCCCAATCACACATAACGTTTATctcaaaattatgaaaaaaaattacgtgAGCAAGCTGAGAAGGCTAGATTATATAACGTCAATCCACTTAaacgattcgagttttatgtgcatgatgGTGAATCTGATTTAAAAGTTTACTTCAAAGGAATGACATGTAGTTGTAGGGTATTCGATGTAGCTGGTCTTCCTGTAGTTGTAGGGTATTCGATGTATCTAGTCTTCCTTGTACTCGTGTCCTGATTGTTGCACGTACTCAAAAATTGGATCCCCTATGACTTATGCTCAAGGTAACAATTGCTCACATGTTAATCATTATCTTTAATCTATCTAATCAATTTCTCACATGTTTAATCGTTATCTTTTtcaggtattacacaactgaatcaTGGTTGAATACATATGCAGAGATATGTTATCCATTTTATCATGAAGACGCTTGGGATATTCCCAAAAATATCAAGCAACGAGTGTGCCTAAAACCACATGTTAAGGTGAAGTAATAGCTGTCAACAACAAAGAGTAGGTCATCCTAAGATGAGACTCGTAAGGTTCggagacgatgcagctcatgtggtggtcaaGTACATAATAGGGAAACATTCAAatcagtgatgcctgcaccgtcTACTACAAgagcatcatctcagcagcatgagccTTTAGCTTGAACTTGAATTAGTACCTTCATGTGTGACATTTCCTTAAGTCCTCTTAATGttgaataattgtattttatgaTTTCATGTGTAGCATTTACTTAAGACAATGCTGTATGAATAATTGTATTGTATGAAATTAATGTTGTTGAATAATTGTATTGTATGAAATATGTGTAAATTTTTGTAGATTTTGATGCAACATAATGTTCTAAGTGTACTTCAAATAGTGGCTCTTAGTGTTGAAAGGTCACGTATTTCACCATAGCATTGATGAGGCTAAGTCTGTAGATGAAAAGGATGAGGCTAACAAATGGTGAAAGTCTTTCTGTGGATGATGTTGGAGGTAGTTGTGTGCATGGAAGTTTCGAATTCTAATAAGGAAATATGAGTCTCATCTTCTTTAGAACTGCTAGTTAATCCTTAATTTCTGATTATAAGCATGAGTATGTACTTATCTTGGTGTTCTAGTACGTTAAATAGAGATAACCTTGAGTTACAAGAGCACAATATATCATTTTAgtgttattatttttcttggtaAAGAGATAATATTTTGCAAAGTAATGAAAACACCAGCCTATTACAACAATAACTCATGCATATAACATTATGcgtaaagtattataatatgtGTATCACAACAATAACTCATGTATATGACAATATGCGTATTACAATAATAACTCACTTATATGACATTATGCGTGAGTTATTGTTGTAATACACGTATTACAATAACTCATATATGTGATCCTTAAGAAAACATGCTCATGCGCTTGCAGCATCCTCTAAGCAAGTTTGGggacaaacgttttgataatcTCATGGGTCCACACTTAgaaggctagtgcgaacccaaaTACagtataagaaacatcgacctttttgtctttcttcttcctcatgGATTTCTTCTTGTCCAAATATATCGACCTGAAGTGTTCTAAGTCCCTGTTCAAACCCTTCAGGGTTGTTTTGAATGACAAATTTTCccatggaaattggaggaaAGTGTCGATGTCCTCGACCATGCGGGggagtttgatatttattatcctcaTTGGGTCAAAGGAGAAGAGATAATGACAAACCAAGAATACCAGCACCGacttccatgcatcttccttatTAGATCAGGACACAAATCTTGAGTGAATGTCTCATGTTCTAACAATCAACACGTTCGGCACATCTCCTGTATCGACATTAAGCAATAGTTATTAAAGAAAGCCGACATTATAATTGTTAAGAAATATGAGAAGATCTTTTAGGATTTTACCTAGTTAACATACGACTTTATCCAGACACTAAGACGAatgaaattagaaaaaaaaagataaacacTCTCTTGTAGATCTGGTTAACCCGAATCTccaaaaagaagacaaaaactCAACAAACgatttttaatatagaaatcGCAGATGTATAACAACAAATCGCTACACACTTCAAGGGATATAATGTTGCATTAACATCATCCTAAATACAACAAAAAACATTTGATGTTGCCCCCATCAAATGCCATTTTCGCAAGAAGATTGTAGAGTAGAAGAtattgaggtgttccttgccattgagTCGGGTTTTATCTTTTGGGTaagtaaacgggtcagggttttctgttatgaaaacaggttagagtataaatacattttttgtaTTGGTCTCATAATatagtaaggttgagagagagtgaacagaTTTAAGGTTTTTCTAATTTCCTTCTTATTCTTTGGTTGATCCAGAGAGAAATATTgtgggagcttttgattgtggagtattcCAAttattcctagtgtaatcacttctttcatttcaGAGCAGGGCATGTGAGTTtttactattgacatttctttgatttagtgaaacttatccctcctgTGGACGTAAGTCGATTTTGACCAAACTACATATATTGTATtgtcatttattttgtgttattttagtTCTTGGTAAATCTATtgttcgtcatagacgatttggaaactaatttgttacatgtttgatttctaagaagatccgtagttttgctgttgcaaaacccaatagtggtatcagagtagtaTTGATTGGTAATCTGTTTTAACATTGAAGTAGAGTGCTCTGTAGGTTACTTAACGAaattcaaagaggagatcaaTTGGTTTCTTTGTTGGGTTTTTGTCATTTGTTGAGCCAGTAATAATtgggaaatctagacctgatatggtgagtctgaatggtacaaactacatgcaatggaaactgatgattaaTGATCTATTAGTTTCAGATGGTTTGAATGAAGTAGTTGAAAATGAGAGTGTTAGACCTAAGagtgtgatcgattttttttttaaatattttgatcgactggtttgaaaattctgggacactctttaaaaatttttattttttgaaaacgtgaggggaattaattttaatgttgaaaaaatttaagttttaaaaacgaggctttatagacaactccatatcttaccttcccgtcgaatctgggagagattggaGTTTTGTAATGGAAAGTAtgtc is part of the Impatiens glandulifera chromosome 1, dImpGla2.1, whole genome shotgun sequence genome and encodes:
- the LOC124919830 gene encoding VIN3-like protein 2, which translates into the protein MDPNQLNLQEKLSLVYQVSKQTEEAAHKVLSYMTRADLAEILWAQTGLKRKYAGYTKHKLINRLLKLVNNKNHFNKSSSISNAFDRRKLLEHHEQQQQIVSSSQGNNNSTTTGVQQQSSLCRNLGCKAELVLQPPDETFCTICHRCCDHNNEDPSLWLVCESVPDHPHDGQSCGLSCHLECALENERMSNAGSLIELEKGFQCVSCGKNNNNGLIRSLHRQLLAAKEARRVHALSSHLKLSCQLVEGTEHYKELQKTVQLAAKTLENEVGPLQEAHKQMDFRIIGRLSCAADVQKLCLSALGIFDLLPIETRSNGLKQKERAACMISFEELLPTSVTIILDYEDYLLEEFLGCRLWHRKSRFKDYPKDATFVVLKPEKRFKLFGLDPSTKYFCKVSFFSDNRTLGIWEAKWDTPASRSSVSISEEPKGDKSINNISCGLSETCPPGKTSNDHHEKDKIIALTLSSKVSGMHNTSLITPTESNHQPTMEGGKKHVKESEYDYSVRIIRWMEKEGHVNLNFRVKFLTWFSLKATAGERRVVNVFVDTLADDPPSLVAQLLDAFSDQISDNPLKPGFCYRLWH